One stretch of Paroedura picta isolate Pp20150507F chromosome 13, Ppicta_v3.0, whole genome shotgun sequence DNA includes these proteins:
- the C1GALT1C1 gene encoding C1GALT1-specific chaperone 1, whose protein sequence is MISESGAFLKGMMLGGVFCVLITLLGHIKMDYTIKSHEHRHLQAPRKEDVLNLSEDERLGFSHSIRVYCIILVKPKDLSYWAAVRETWSKHCDKAEFYSSENVKVFNSIVLDTEDMWPMMRKAYKFAYENYKDDYNWFFLAHPTTFAIIENLKYFLLKQDSSQPFYTGRTETSGDLQYVNGDGGIVLSIESLRRLHKVFADPDKCPEQGGMIWKLSADKQLAVCLKYTGVQAENAEDTDKKDIFNTKSVGSLIKEAMSSHPQQVVEGCCSDMAITFSGLAPNHMHVLMYGVYRLRAYGHGFNDALVFLPPPGSDND, encoded by the coding sequence ATGATTTCTGAAAGTGGTGCGTTTCTGAAGGGCATGATGCTAGGAGGGGTCTTCTGTGTACTGATCACTCTTCTCGGACACATTAAGATGGACTACACCATTAAATCTCATGAACACCGCCACCTTCAGGCTCCCAGAAAGGAGGATGTTTTAAATCTGTCCGAAGATGAACGCCTGGGTTTTAGCCATAGCATCCGTGTCTACTGCATCATCCTTGTCAAGCCTAAAGACCTTAGCTACTGGGCAGCTGTGAGAGAGACCTGGAGCAAACATTGTGACAAGGCAGAATTCTACAGTTCTGAAAATGTGAAAGTCTTTAACTCCATTGTACTTGACACAGAGGACATGTGGCCAATGATGAGGAAAGCGTATAAATTTGCCTATGAAAATTACAAAGATGACTACAACTGGTTCTTTTTGGCCCATCCTACAACATTTGCCATAATAGAAAACCTCAAGTATTTTCTCCTGAAGCAAGACTCGTCCCAGCCATTTTACACTGGCCGTACAGAGACATCTGGAGACCTGCAGTATGTGAATGGTGACGGAGGAATCGTCTTAAGTATTGAATCATTAAGGCGACTTCATAAAGTTTTTGCAGATCCAGACAAGTGTCCAGAACAGGGGGGCATGATTTGGAAATTGTCTGCAGATAAACAGTTAGCTGTCTGCTTGAAGTACACTGGGGTGCAGGCTGAAAATGCAGAAGATACTGATAAAAAGGACATCTTCAATACTAAATCAGTTGGTTCTCTTATTAAAGAGGCAATGTCAAGTCACCCCCAACAGGTGGTGGAAGGGTGTTGTTCAGATATGGCTATCACATTCAGTGGATTGGCTCCTAATCATATGCACGTGTTGATGTACGGAGTGTACAGGCTCCGAGCATATGGACATGGTTTTAATGATGCTTTGGTTTTCCTACCTCCCCCAGGCTCTGATAATGATTAA